GGGACACCGTGTTAGCACGCAGAGGTTTTAGCGGAGCAGTTGATAATTTTCTGGCTTGTCTGGACTCACCTGATGATTGCCTGATCAGTGCAAGTCATGTCATGGACAGTCATGAACTGGCGGAACAATTGATTCGCAAATAATTGCAGAATACACATACGGAGGAATACAAGTCATGGATGAATATGAAAAGGAACGTAATAAACAGATCGAGGAAGCTGTTGTAGAAACCTATAAACAGGAAGAAGAGATGATGATCCTCGTATTTGCCCAGTGGTGTGTCAATAATGGTTTGGACCCGGAAGAGATGTACCGGCAAGCCTACCCGAATCAGCAGAGCAACGAGCGTTTGCAGCAGGTGCAGAAGCTGATTGTATCCAAGGAGGAAGCCGGTGAGATCCCGGATGATACGGTACTTGGCGTGTTGTCCATGTTTGGCAATGATGATCTGGCGATGGTTGTATCCGAGGCCATAGCCGCGCGCAAATAAGTTCAACTTACGTATACTAATATGATTACATCTGTTCCCGGTGAATGACGCGGAATTCCTTCGGAGACATGCCGAACCGGGAACGGAATACCCGATGAAAATAGGTATAGTTGTTAAAGCCGGAAGACTCAGACACTTGCTCCAGGGTCATTGGACTGAAAATAATCCGTTCCCTGGCCATATTCAGCCGTACGTCAAGCGTGTATTGCATGATGCTTTTGCCAAACGCTTCTTTGAAGAGATGTACACCCCGTGAGACACTGATGCCAATATGTGTTGCCACATCATCCAGCTTGAATAAAGAGGAAGCGTTTTCTTCAATGTAGTTCTTGATCTCATAGGCCACATAATTGGTGTTGGTTATCGTTGGATGCTCCGCGAGCAGTCGATCCACTTCGAGACATAAAATTCGCATATAATAACTTGAAATTTCCGGGTAAGGATTCGAGATGCGGCGCTGCTCCAGTACGAGCTGTCGAAACAGGACCAAGAGACTTTCCGTCAGTTCGACTTTGATCCGGGTCGGCCGTTTGTGACGCTTCCACCACTCATCCACCCAAGAACCATTAAAGAAGATGTGATAGTCGCCACTCTCCACCAGTCGTTCTCCCATCGGATTGGTTTCATTGTCTATTCTCAGCTCATAGGGCTCGTCAGGATCAAAAAGAAGCAGATCGCCCGCATCCACCAGGGACATGTCCCCGTCTATGCGTGCACGGCAACGTCCGTCTGTTTGCAGTCTTAACAGGTAGTTCTTCACCCCTTCAGGCTGCACCATAGCGTAGGGTTTACGATGAAATGAAAAGCCTGCTGTAAGAACTTGGCAGGATTGATCTGTCGGCATGGGCATACTCCTTGCAATTTGAAAATTATGACCAGATAGTTCATGTTTCAATCATATTATTCATTTTAATTGAAGCTGAAACGGAATACCATAGTATTAGATTTAAGGAACAGGAAACATCCAACAAAACATATGTATCTCAACCATTCAAACGCAGATTTTCACCATGCGTAAGGAGATGAACGTCACAGT
The nucleotide sequence above comes from Paenibacillus sp. W2I17. Encoded proteins:
- a CDS encoding AraC family transcriptional regulator, which codes for MPTDQSCQVLTAGFSFHRKPYAMVQPEGVKNYLLRLQTDGRCRARIDGDMSLVDAGDLLLFDPDEPYELRIDNETNPMGERLVESGDYHIFFNGSWVDEWWKRHKRPTRIKVELTESLLVLFRQLVLEQRRISNPYPEISSYYMRILCLEVDRLLAEHPTITNTNYVAYEIKNYIEENASSLFKLDDVATHIGISVSRGVHLFKEAFGKSIMQYTLDVRLNMARERIIFSPMTLEQVSESSGFNNYTYFHRVFRSRFGMSPKEFRVIHREQM